The Glycine soja cultivar W05 chromosome 15, ASM419377v2, whole genome shotgun sequence region GTATAGCTGTCACGGGATGAGCAGAAGAACATTCTCCATACTGATATCTAATAGGTAGGTTCATCTGCGATAAAGGAAAAATAGTAGTTGAGCAGAAGAATTGATAAGTTGAACAAACTTGCCACAGTTGTTGAATTTGGATTAAGATGATTGAAGtgaatgaaaaatgagaaaTGCATTGGAAAAGTAAAGTGACAATACCATCCCCGTCATCTACATCATTATAATCATCTTCATCGTCATCAAAATCTATATTCTGCAAGATTTTAATTGAGTTAGGcacttaaatttttagttttttttatttaaatagggAAACGAAAAAACAAAGCTTAGCAACAGTATgcttcataaaataaaacaaaacatacaaccGTAACAAGAAAGGGAAAACGGTAAAATAactcttcaaagttcaaactacTAACACCAGGTCAAATTAAGCAACttcaaaaaaaatccaattttacTAACAATTTCATTGAATGCTGAAAAAAGTTCATACCACCACCTGTTGTCAAAGGAAGAAAGTGCAATATGTGTATGCAACAATTAAGCAAATGCCACGTTTAATATAGAATTCACTTTTGCAATTTAAAAGAAACCTAACAAATCTCAGAGCAAGAACAAGATAAACCAAACATCACAATTTTCGTCATCTAAGTGCCAAGTTTGATATGGAATCCActtaaaatttcaaagaaacctaacaaaacaaaagatagactaattctattttcttctccaAACCtactctttttatctttttcaattttatattttggtttCGGGTCAGAAGGGGCAGTACAATTGTGGATAGCTAATGAATCATCAGTTGGGTCTGCAGGATCTTGAACAATCACAAAGCCCAATTTGCCAAGGTTATATATGTTAACGAGAGACACTTAATTTCTCCTATAAAGAAGGGGGAAAGATCAAGATGCTATAAGAAACTTGCCTCCATTatcaacttaaaaattaaaggtgTTTTCAGTAtatctcttttaaaatttaaaattttaaaggtcATGCTCAACCCTTGACATATTTCAATAAAATGGTTTTAATTTAGACACAGTAAACCATAGAGCTGGAAGGTTTAGTTTATAGCTTCTTTAActtcaatttgaaaattttgcagGATAAGTTTTTGAGAATAAAATGTATTATTACTACATCATAAAGATGAGAATGAGAAAGAACCATCTCGAGTCCTAGAATGGCAAAATTAACACATTAAAGTAGAGGTTATAGTGGAACCTGATTATAATCATCATCACTAATATCTTCTTCATCCTCCTCTTGTGCATTTTCATCCTCGTCTCCATCTTCTccatctttcttttcattttcatcattttccTCTTTGCCCTGCATGTGAAAGAATcatcaaaatagaatttcatTGGAAAAGTAAAGATTGCCCAACACTAGAATCTGAAAAAGAAATACAATATTCATTTGGACCAAAATACCAAATGCAATCTTACTCCCAAAACTAATGATCTAGTGCTCAACATTCCTTGAAGTTTGCTAATGGAGAGTTGCTGCAATGGTAGTTATGGTGATGGTGGTAGTAACAATGCAATGATACTGGATGTAGTGATAATAAAATTGACGGCAACGGTGGTGGAGGCAATACTAACGGGATTAGCACTGGTGGTGAAAACAATAATGGCATCAGTGGAGTGGCAAAGGTTGTGGTAGTGTTCACAATGACAGTGGCAATAAATAGTGGTGATGATGAAAGCAGCAGAGGAGGTTGTTGAAGTATCAATCTGAGGTTGCAGTAACTTATTCCACCTTACTATATGTGTGGGTTAGAGACCGCCTCTTATTAATTTTGGCTTCTTTCAATTACAAATCTTAGGATCTAGATTAAGAATTGAGAATATCTTCAGCTAGTTATAGCTCAGTTCCTTTAAAATGTTATTAGgaattaaaattctaattttaaaagatatactaagcctgaaattaaaaattgtagcTTCAATTTCCATTCTATGTGCCACAAAGAACCTTAAAGTGTACAGAAAGTCCCATCTATGTTGTGGTGGCCACAACTGCATGTGGCAGCAATTGCAGATAACATCTACCTTCATTGCAACCAGGACATCTGCCACAACTTAAAACCCTATCCCCATATAGTAACAATAAATATTGAACTTagtaatttaaatcaaattgaattgtatttaataaatatgttccATAATGAAATGAATGGAAGTGTTAGTGTCTTGTtatcacacacacataaaggaAGGAGTTTCAAACATAGGTGCTCTACCTGGTTTGTTTTCTCTTGTTGTTCAAAGAAATCAAGTTTCTTCATCTCTGTCACAAAAGCATCTTAATTAATCAGTCTAAAGACAAATCTAAGGCCGATCATCATTATTATAAGTATACAATGATCCACTTTGTAGACATGGATAAAATACCAAGTtcaacaatcaaataaaaaatagtttcagCATCTGAAGCTATCAAgcatttatacaaaaatattacaatCTAGAATGGAATGTTGCATCCATATGCACATATACTGCTCAATAAAACAGCATATTATGCAATTTTTAAGTAATgagaatttcataaatttctttCAAAAGAGGGGAAGTTATTTAGGAAGATTAAGCTTATTTTGTGCTAAACTCAAAACGTACTCACAATAGAAATTTAACCAAAGCTAATACCACATAAAAGGAGAAAGGTCATATGAAATGATTAAACCTGACTCTGGGTTCCATCGAAACTTTTTTCTTCTCGACGCACGCTTAGATGCACCTGAAAACACCAATTTAAGTTTAAATCATTTGTCAATGGGAACCACAAAATgcataactaaaaaacataaccACTGCCTTGACAGGCCGTTCCATTATTAATACCTTGAACTAACTCCTGAGGGAAATCATTGAACATTAAAACTTGTGAGAGAGAGTCACGAGTGAAATCGTTCTTCTTCCTGTCAGAGAATTTAGCTATGTGCATACTTTGCCTCTCTGATGACAAAACAAATCTTGTAATGAAGGTTTAAAAGACAgcgaaataataaataaataaaaagataatgagAGAATGGTTACTCTTGGAGGTTTTGTCCTCGAGAAAATAAGGAGAGGCTTCCCAATAATTTTGAAGGTGACTATCCCAACGAAGCAACTTTTTGGTATCATCATGAATATCATCAAGGTTAACATCAGGCAAAGTAACAGCCTGCAACAAGCGATGAAACTTATTAGAGTGTGATTTGGAAATGAAacagagaatggagaatttgaGGGATGAAGATAGGTACCTCaggaaaaagatcaaatggAACTTGAGAGGCAAATGTATTAAATCCACCTCCTCGTCCCCATCCCCATCCTCCCCGTCCCCCCC contains the following coding sequences:
- the LOC114388642 gene encoding DNA-directed RNA polymerase III subunit rpc31-like isoform X2, producing MSGRGRGRGGRGGWGWGRGGGFNTFASQVPFDLFPEAVTLPDVNLDDIHDDTKKLLRWDSHLQNYWEASPYFLEDKTSKKRQSMHIAKFSDRKKNDFTRDSLSQVLMFNDFPQELVQGASKRASRRKKFRWNPESEMKKLDFFEQQEKTNQGKEENDENEKKDGEDGDEDENAQEEDEEDISDDDYNQNIDFDDDEDDYNDVDDGDDEPTY
- the LOC114388642 gene encoding uncharacterized protein LOC114388642 isoform X1, with product MSGRGRGRGGRGGWGWGRGGGFNTFASQVPFDLFPEAVTLPDVNLDDIHDDTKKLLRWDSHLQNYWEASPYFLEDKTSKKRQSMHIAKFSDRKKNDFTRDSLSQVLMFNDFPQELVQGASKRASRRKKFRWNPESEMKKLDFFEQQEKTNQIDTSTTSSAAFIITTIYCHCHCEHYHNLCHSTDAIIVFTTSANPVSIASTTVAVNFIITTSSIIALLLPPSP